In Carassius gibelio isolate Cgi1373 ecotype wild population from Czech Republic chromosome B20, carGib1.2-hapl.c, whole genome shotgun sequence, the following are encoded in one genomic region:
- the otofa gene encoding otoferlin isoform X11 → MALVVYLKTVTELRGKGDRIAKVTFRGLSFFSRVLENCEDEARFEQAFRWPIGSQVDGDEMLEIQVFNYSKVFTNRLIGTFRMVLQKVVEEGHLEVSDTLIDDNNSAIRTSISIEIKYQTMDGSVKVWSDGEFLDIPDDCDGTFQFETDSLLSGRSQSSGTSPGRSIHGIPTFRKTGKGVFSAMKLGKTRISKDDHKKGDDAAILDAEDLDRKTMRLGGGLDPDTISLASVTAVTTNVSNKRSKPDIKMEPSSGRLVDYQISVTVIEARQLVGLNMDPVVCVEIGEEKKYTSMKESTNCPYYNEYFVFDFHVPPDVMFDKILKISVIHSKNLLRSGTLVGTFKLDVGTVYSQAEHQFHHKWAMLSDPDDITAGCKGYVKCDIAVVGKGDNIKTPHKANETDEDDIEGNLLLPEGVPSERQWARFYVKIYRAEGLPKMNTSIMANVKKAFIGENRDLVDPYVLVQFAGQKGKTSVQKSSYEPIWNEQVIFTEMFPPLCRRLKVQIRDSDKVNDVAIGTHFIDLRKIANDGDKGFLPTMGPAWVNMYGSTRNYTLMDEHQDLNEGLGEGVSFRARLLISIAVEILDPSSAEIMSSTEVQIEPVSNMSESATGKMEEFFLFGSFLEATMIDRKIGDKAISFEVTIGNYGNQIDGVSKPASAKKKKEGGGESEEEETELIHNSSDEEGEDDGDLTSVPSTPPMKPVITDRNYFHLPYFEKKPCIYIKSWWQDQRRRLYNSNIMDKIADKLEEGLNDVQEIIKTEKAYPERRLRGVLEELSTSCSRFVTLANKDQNLSGRTKLDKERLKSCMRELESMAQQAKTIRSQVKRNTVRDKLKLVLNFLHRLRFLADEPQHSIPDVFIWMISNNKRIAYARIPSKDILYSIVDEEMGKDCGKVKAVFLRLPGKKGFGPAGWTVQAKLEMYLWLGLNKQRRDFLSGLPSGYEENKATKGTGIQAVPPISLVYNMKQVFQLRAHMYQARSLFAADSSGLSDPFARVFFSTHSQVTEVLSETLCPTWDQLLVFDNVELYGEAGELRDDPPIIVIELYDQDTVGKAEFIGRTFAKPLTKMVDEHYGPPRFPPQLEYYQIYRGNCAAGDLLAAFELLQIGPAGRAALPPIDGPTDSDRGPILPVPLGIRPVLSRYRIEVLFWGLRDLKRINLAQVDRPRVDIECAGKGVQSALIQNYKKNPNFSTLVKWFEVDLPENELLHPPLNIRVVDCRAFGRYTLVGSHAVTSLRKFIYSPPDKTANNWAHTGEIVVNMDPEPHIKKMDTVVKMDATTDAVVKVDLNEDEKEKEKKKKKKKKGEEVDEEEPDESMLDWWSKYFASIETMMENLRAQEAALAEAEEREDLEIAAESAEIKADDFPMKGTKPKEKSKDKKSSKDKKKNHDGTDKRPPKPKVDELMVYNKELESEFGSFEDWLHTFNLFRGKAGDDIDHNVVDDDRIVGRFKGSLCMYKLPLSEEIIRDAGFDPNMGMFQSIPHNDPINVLIRIYIIRATDLHPADINGKADPYIVIRLGKSEIRDKENYISKQLNPVFGKSFDIEATFPMESMLTVAVYDWDLVGTDDLIGETKIDLENRYYSKHRATCGIASNYSVHGYNVWRDPQKPTQILAKLCKEAKLDGPNYGPGGKVKVANRIFLGPTEIEDESGLKKQTEEHLALTVLRHWEEIPRVGCKLIPEHVETRPLLNPDKPGIEQGRIEMWVDMFPMDVPAPGPAIDISPRKPKRYELRVIIWNTDEVILEDDDYFTGEKSSDIFVRGWLKGQQEDKQDTDVHYHSLTGEGNFNWRFVFPFDYLMAEEKIVISKKESMFSWDETEYKIPARLTLQVWDADHFSADDFLGAIELDLNKFPRGAKTAKQCSLNMVLKEHELPTISIFKQKRVKGWWPFVARDENDEFELTGKVEAELHLLTAEEAEKNPVGLGRNEPEPLEKPNRPDTTFLWFLSPLKAIRYLICNRYKWLIIKIVLALLLLIMVGLFLYSMPGYLVKKLLGA, encoded by the exons gttaATTGGCACTTTCCGCATGGTTCTGCAGAAGGTGGTGGAGGAGGGTCACTTGGAGGTGTCTGACACTCTTATTGACGACAATAACTCAGCCATACGG aCAAGTATTTCCATAGAGATCAAATATCAGACCATGGACGGGAGTGTGAAGGTATGGAGCGATGGTGAATTCCTTGATATTCCAGATGACTGTGATGGAACTTTCCAGTTTGAGACAGACAGTCTACTCTCTGGACGCAGCCAGAGCTCTGGGACATCACCTGGACGTTCTATCCACGGCATTCCCACATTCCGCAA GACAGGAAAAGGAGTGTTTTCAGCCATGAAACTGGGAAAGACGCGCATCTCTAAAGATGACCACAAAAAAGGAG ATGACGCTGCCATTTTGGATGCAGAAGATCTTGATCGAAAGACCATGCGTCTGGGCGGTGGGCTCGACCCTGATACCATCTCACTGGCCTCTGTTACTGCAGTAACCACGAACGTCTCCAACAAAAG ATCAAAGCCTGACATTAAGATGGAGCCCAGTTCAGGGCGTCTTGTGGATTATCAG ATCAGCGTAACAGTAATCGAGGCCCGTCAGTTGGTTGGTTTGAACATGGATCCTGTGGTTTGTGTGGAAATTGGCGAGGAGAAGAAGTATACATCGATGAAGGAGTCCACAAACTGCCCCTACTACAATGAG TACTTTGTCTTTGACTTCCATGTGCCTCCAGATGTCATGTTTGACAAGATCCTGAAGATTTCG GTTATACATTCTAAAAACCTTCTACGAAGCGGTACTCTGGTGGGGACCTTCAAACTAGATGTGGGAACTGTTTACTCACAAGCTG AGCATCAGTTCCACCACAAATGGGCAATGCTGTCGGACCCTGATGACATCACAGCCGGCTGCAAAGGTTACGTTAAGTGTGATATTGCAGTCGTAGGAAAAGGAGACAACATCAAGACACCGCACAAGGCCAATGAAACAGATGAGGATGACATAGAGGG GAATCTTCTTTTGCCGGAGGGTGTTCCATCAGAGAGACAATGGGCTCGGTTTTATGTTAAGATTTACAGAGCTGAGGGACTACCAAAAATGAACACCAGCATCATGGCCAATGTGAAAAAAGCATTTATCGGGGAGAACAGGGATCTTGTGGACCCTTATGTCCTGGTGCAATTTGCAGGGCAGAAG GGTAAAACGTCAGTTCAGAAGAGCAGCTACGAGCCCATCTGGAATGAGCAAGTAATCTTCACCGAGATGTTCCCACCTTTGTGTAGGCGACTGAAAGTTCAGATCCGTGATTCAGACAAGGTGAATGATGTTGCCATAGGAACCCATTTCATCGATCTACGAAAGATCGCAAACGATGGAGACAAAG GGTTCCTACCTACTATGGGCCCAGCCTGGGTGAATATGTATGGTTCTACCCGTAACTACACCCTGATGGATGAGCACCAGGACCTAAATGAGGGGCTGGGGGAAGGTGTGTCTTTTAGGGCACGCCTCCTCATTAGTATCGCAGTGGAGATCCTGGACCCCTCCTCTGCAGAAATAATGAGCTCTACTGAGGTACAAATAGAGCCGGTGTCCAACATGTCAGAG agtgccacgggGAAGATGGAGGAATTTTTCCTTTTTGGATCGTTCTTGGAGGCCACAATGATAGACAGAAAAATTGGTGATAAAGCCATCAGCTTTGAAGTCACTATCG GTAACTATGGTAACCAGATTGATGGAGTGAGCAAGCCTGCATCAGCAAAGAAGAAGAAAGAGGGTGGAGGGGAGAGTGAAGAAGAGGAGACTGAGCTCATCCATAACTCCAGCGATGAAGAGGGAGAGGATGATGGAGATTTGACATCTGTGCCGTCCACCCCTCCTATGAAACCAGTTATAACTGACAG GAATTACTTCCACTTGCCTTACTTTGAAAAGAAACCCTGCATTTACATCAAGAGCTGGTGGCAAGATCAGAGGAGACGACTCTACAACTCCAATATAATGGACAAGATTGCAGATAAACTG GAGGAAGGTCTGAATGATGTTCAAGAAATCATAAAAACAGAGAAAGCATATCCAGAACGCAGACTTCGAGGAGTTTTAGAGGAGCTTAGCACAAGTTGCAG TCGATTTGTTACACTGGCAAACAAAGATCAGAATCTATCCGGAAGAACCAAGCTGGACAAAGAGAGGCTCAAGTCCTGCATGAGAGAGTTG GAGAGTATGGCTCAGCAGGCGAAGACTATCCGCTCACAGGTGAAGAGAAACACAGTTCGAGACAAACTCAAGCTAGTGTTGAATTTCCTTCACAGGCTTCGTTTCCTGGCAGATGAG CCCCAGCACAGCATCCCTGATGTGTTCATATGGATGATTAGCAACAACAAACGCATAGCGTACGCCCGCATTCCCTCCAAAGACATCCTCTACTCAATTGTTGACGAAGAGATGGGAAAGGACTGTGGGAAAGTTaaagctgtttttctcagg CTGCCTGGAAAGAAAGGCTTTGGGCCTGCTGGCTGGACAGTTCAGGCTAAACTGGAGATGTATTTGTGGCTGGGCTTGAACAAACAGAGGAGGGACTTCTTGAGCGGCCTCCCTAGCGGCTATGAAGAAAACAAGGCTACTAAGGGAACCGGCATTCAAGCTGTTCCTCCCATCAGCCTGGTTTATAACA TGAAGCAGGTGTTTCAGCTGAGGGCCCACATGTATCAGGCTCGCAGTCTGTTTGCTGCTGACAGTAGCGGCCTGTCTGACCCTTTTGCAAGGGTTTTCTTCTCCACCCACAGCCAGGTGACAGAG GTCCTCAGTGAGACTCTTTGTCCTACATGGGATCAGTTGCTTGTGTTTGATAATGTTGAACTCTACGGTGAGGCTGGGGAACTCCGTGATGATCCACCAATCATTGTCATTGAACTGTATGACCAAGACACTGTG GGGAAAGCTGAGTTCATTGGGCGAACATTTGCAAAGCCACTAACTAAGATGGTTGATGAACACTACGGGCCGCCACGGTTTCCCCCTCAGCTGGAGTACTACCAAATCTACAGAGGAAACTGCGCTGCAGGAGATCTGTTGGCTGCTTTTGAGCTCCTGCAG ATTGGTCCAGCAGGGCGGGCAGCTCTTCCTCCAATTGATGGGCCGACTGATTCTGACCGTGGACCCATTCTTCCTGTTCCATTGGGCATACGACCAGTTCTCAGCAGATATCGTATAGAG GTCCTGTTCTGGGGTCTGAGGGACCTTAAAAGAATCAATCTGGCTCAGGTGGACAGGCCTCGCGTGGACATCGAGTGTGCAGGGAAAGGAGTTCAGTCAGCCCTCATTCAGAACTACAAGAAGAATCCTAACTTCAGCACGTTAGTAAAGTGGTTTGAAGTG GATCTGCCAGAAAATGAGCTTCTTCATCCACCACTCAATATTCGGGTGGTGGACTGCAGGGCATTCGGACGCTACACCTTGGTGGGGTCTCATGCCGTGACCAGCCTTCGCAAGTTCATCTACAGCCCCCCAGACAAGACTGCTAACAACTGGGCTCACACCG GTGAAATTGTGGTCAACATGGACCCTGAACCCCACATTAAGAAGATGGACACAGTTGTCAAGATGGATGCT ACCACCGATGCTGTTGTTAAAGTAGACTTG AATGAGGAtgagaaggagaaagagaaaaagaaaaagaagaaaaagaaaggagaAGAAGTGGACGAGGAGGAGCCGGATGAGAGCATGTTGGACTGGTGGTCCAAATACTTTGCCTCAATAGAGACTATGATGGAG AATCTCAGAGCCCAGGAGGCTGCTCTGGCAGAGGCAGAGGAAAGAGAAGATTTGGAGATAGCAGCAGAGAGTGCAG AGATCAAAGCTGATGACTTTCCTATGAAAGGCACCAAACCCAAGGAGAAGAGCAAAGACAAGAAGAGCTCCAAGGACAAAAAGAAGAACCACGATGGCACAGATAAACGACCTCCAAAACCAAAAGTTGATGAACTCATG GTGTACAATAAAGAGCTGGAGAGTGAGTTTGGTAGCTTTGAGGACTGGCTCCACACCTTCAACCTGTTTAGAGGAAAGGCTGGAGATGACATTGACCACAATGTGGTTGATGATGACAGGATTGTGGGCAGATTCAAG GGCTCCCTCTGTATGTATAAACTCCCACTGTCTGAGGAGATCATCAGGGACGCAGGATTTGACCCAAACATGGGCATGTTCCAAAGTATTCCTCACAATGACCCTATCAATGTTCTCATAAGGATTTATATCATTAGA GCAACAGATCTGCATCCCGCGGATATAAATGGTAAAGCAGATCCTTATATAGTCATTCGATTGGGAAAGTCAGAGATTCGGGACAAGGAGAACTACATATCCAAGCAGCTAAATCCTGTCTTTGGAAA ATCGTTCGACATAGAGGCTACGTTCCCAATGGAGTCCATGCTGACGGTTGCAGTATATGACTGGGATTTGGTTGGAACTGACGACCTGATTGGTGAGACTAAGATCGATTTGGAGAACCGATACTACAGCAAACACAGAGCCACATGTGGCATTGCATCCAACTACTCTGT CCATGGTTACAATGTATGGCGTGACCCTCAGAAGCCAACCCAGATCCTTGCTAAGTTGTGCAAAGAAGCTAAACTGGATGGACCCAATTATGGACCTGGTGGGAAGGTCAAAGTTGCAAACCGCATCTTTCTTGGGCCAACAGAAATTGAAGATGAGAGCG GTCTGAAGAAGCAGACTGAAGAACACTTGGCTCTTACGGTTCTTAGGCATTGGGAGGAGATCCCACGTGTTGGTTGCAAACTCATCCCTGAGCATGTGGAGACCAGACCGCTCCTCAACCCAGACAAGCCAGGCATAGAGCAG GGAAGGATTGAAATGTGGGTGGACATGTTTCCTATGGATGTACCAGCACCAGGACCAGCCATTGACATATCACCACGCAAACCAAAGAG ATATGAGCTCAGGGTGATAATATGGAATACTGACGAGGTAATTCTGGAAGACGATGATTACTTCACAGGGGAAAAGTCCAGTGACATTTTTGTGAGGGG TTGGCTAAAAGGACAGCAGGAGGACAAACAGGACACAGACGTGCATTATCACTCTCTAACTGGGGAAGGAAACTTCAACTGGCGCTTTGTTTTCCCTTTTGACTATCTCATGGCTGAGGAGAAGATAGTCATCTCTAAGAAGGAATCCATGTTTTCCTGGGATGAGACCGAGTACAAGATTCCTGCTCGACTCACCCTTCAAGTATGGGATGCTGACCATTTCTCCGCAGATGACTTCCTGG GTGCGATTGAGCTGGACTTGAATAAGTTTCCCCGTGGGGCAAAAACAGCTAAGCAGTGCTCTCTCAACATGGTTCTCAAAGAGCATGAGCTGCCAACCATCTCCATCTTCAAACAGAAAAGAGTGAAGGGCTGGTGGCCATTTGTGGCCCGGGATGAGAATGATGAATTTGAGCTCACA GGGAAAGTGGAGGCAGAGCTCCATCTGTTGACAGCGGAGGAGGCAGAGAAAAATCCAGTCGGCCTTGGGCGGAATGAACCTGAACCACTTGAGAAACCAAA CCGTCCTGACACCACCTTCCTGTGGTTTTTGAGTCCGCTGAAGGCCATCCGCTACCTGATATGCAACCGCTACAAATGGCTCATCATCAAGATCGTCTTGGCTCTGCTGCTGCTGATCATGGTGGGCCTGTTTCTCTACAGCATGCCAGGCTATCTGGTCAAGAAGCTGCTCGGGGCCTAA